One region of Trinickia violacea genomic DNA includes:
- a CDS encoding DUF4399 domain-containing protein: MKKGIAFAAALLISLSVANVGSVANLAYAGPTKADPHAVVYIGWPNDGQVLPAGKPFRVWFGLRYMGVAPVGVQFPNTGHHHLLVDTDLPPMDQQIPSDRNHLHFGAGQTETTLELPPGKHTLQLLMGDFDHVPHNPPVYSKKITIYVK; this comes from the coding sequence ATGAAGAAGGGAATTGCGTTCGCCGCCGCCTTGCTGATCTCGCTTAGCGTTGCCAACGTAGGTAGCGTGGCTAACCTGGCATATGCCGGCCCCACGAAGGCCGATCCGCACGCCGTCGTCTATATCGGCTGGCCCAACGACGGGCAGGTGCTGCCCGCAGGCAAGCCGTTTCGTGTCTGGTTCGGCCTGCGCTACATGGGGGTGGCGCCGGTGGGCGTGCAGTTTCCGAACACGGGCCACCATCACTTGCTAGTCGATACCGATCTGCCGCCGATGGATCAGCAGATTCCATCCGACAGAAATCATCTGCACTTCGGCGCGGGCCAGACCGAGACCACGCTCGAGCTGCCGCCCGGCAAGCACACGCTGCAGCTGCTGATGGGCGACTTCGACCACGTGCCGCACAATCCGCCGGTCTATTCGAAGAAGATCACGATCTACGTGAAGTGA
- a CDS encoding efflux transporter outer membrane subunit yields the protein MNPSTASARAQIHIGLAHAFLKHALAAGVCATVLCGCMDLSIPDYKRPDMPAKDSWAHTQRPVSAADTVNPEWWKAFNDPYLDALVKKAIDGNVDIKILAARIQVAGAQIGEARAGALPSADLGAGVDFEKTTGAPLTKTINLGSQVNWDIDIWGKVEKSVQAQKAEYHASEADWRAGYLTLVAGVSSTYFLLLQFDDQIAQEKKTLDKNQQILAIDQTMYANGVVPQTEVLRQKAEVNGIASELIDLQRSRDLAENALATLVGVPAGEFKVPAGHLQDRVKVPDVPMGLPAQLLSRRPDVVAAQYRILESYDQIGAAKLAQLPTISLTGRGGTAAFKLSDLFKAFTFSFLPSIDLPMLDPEVKAHIKTTEAQSQVAEQQYRQTVFAAFEEVENALVNLDAHKKQRIELTQQNAHLRVVATQIEAQLKEGVVSQLEVLESERTLASAELSLLQNQQQILTDTVTLYKAIGGGWTDVVVQNASNGSNDSAN from the coding sequence ATGAACCCCTCAACCGCCTCCGCCCGCGCCCAAATCCATATCGGCCTAGCACATGCGTTCCTCAAGCACGCACTAGCCGCCGGCGTTTGCGCAACGGTGTTGTGCGGCTGCATGGATCTGAGCATCCCCGACTACAAGCGGCCCGACATGCCCGCCAAGGATTCGTGGGCGCATACGCAGCGCCCGGTGTCGGCGGCGGATACGGTCAACCCGGAATGGTGGAAGGCATTCAACGATCCGTATCTCGACGCGCTGGTGAAAAAAGCGATCGACGGCAACGTCGATATCAAGATTCTTGCGGCCCGCATTCAGGTAGCCGGGGCGCAAATCGGCGAAGCGCGCGCGGGCGCCCTGCCTTCGGCCGATCTCGGCGCGGGCGTCGACTTCGAAAAAACCACGGGCGCGCCGCTCACGAAGACGATCAACCTGGGCTCGCAGGTCAATTGGGACATCGACATCTGGGGCAAGGTCGAAAAAAGCGTGCAGGCGCAGAAGGCCGAATATCACGCGTCGGAAGCCGACTGGCGCGCGGGCTATCTGACGCTCGTCGCCGGCGTGTCGAGCACCTACTTCCTGCTTCTCCAATTCGACGACCAGATCGCGCAGGAGAAGAAGACGCTCGACAAGAACCAGCAGATTCTCGCGATCGATCAAACGATGTACGCGAACGGTGTCGTGCCGCAGACCGAAGTGCTGCGCCAGAAGGCGGAAGTCAACGGCATCGCGAGCGAGCTGATCGACCTGCAGCGTTCGCGCGATCTCGCCGAGAACGCGCTTGCGACGCTCGTCGGCGTGCCTGCCGGCGAATTCAAGGTGCCCGCCGGCCACCTGCAGGATCGCGTCAAGGTACCGGACGTGCCGATGGGCTTGCCCGCGCAATTATTGTCGCGGCGGCCCGATGTCGTCGCCGCGCAGTACCGCATCCTCGAATCGTACGATCAGATCGGCGCCGCCAAGCTCGCCCAGTTGCCGACCATCAGCCTGACGGGCCGGGGCGGCACGGCGGCGTTCAAGCTCTCCGATCTGTTCAAGGCATTCACGTTCAGCTTCCTGCCCAGCATCGATCTGCCGATGCTCGACCCGGAGGTGAAGGCGCACATCAAGACAACCGAGGCGCAGAGCCAGGTTGCCGAGCAGCAATACCGGCAGACGGTGTTCGCCGCGTTCGAGGAAGTCGAGAACGCGCTAGTGAATCTCGACGCGCACAAGAAGCAGCGCATCGAGCTGACGCAGCAGAACGCGCATCTGCGGGTGGTCGCGACGCAGATCGAGGCGCAGTTGAAGGAGGGCGTCGTGTCCCAGCTCGAAGTGCTCGAGTCGGAGCGCACGCTCGCATCGGCCGAACTCTCGCTGCTGCAGAACCAGCAGCAGATCCTCACCGACACCGTGACGCTCTACAAGGCGATCGGTGGCGGCTGGACCGACGTGGTCGTGCAGAACGCGAGCAACGGCAGCAACGACAGCGCCAATTGA
- a CDS encoding HIT family protein, producing MTYDPNNPFAKILRGDAPCVKVCETGDVMAFMDLMPQSDGHVLVVPKEPAATLFDLSDAGAEASIRVVRRVALAVRAALAPDGVFVGQFNGRAAGQTVEHVHFHVIPRWADQPLRMHARVVADAAELEALAERIRAHLRD from the coding sequence ATGACCTACGACCCCAACAACCCCTTTGCCAAAATCCTTCGCGGCGACGCCCCTTGCGTGAAGGTCTGCGAAACCGGCGACGTGATGGCCTTCATGGATTTGATGCCGCAATCGGACGGCCACGTGCTGGTCGTGCCGAAGGAACCCGCCGCCACGCTTTTCGATTTGTCGGATGCGGGCGCTGAGGCGAGCATCCGCGTGGTGCGGCGCGTCGCGCTGGCCGTGCGCGCGGCGCTTGCGCCCGATGGCGTCTTCGTCGGGCAGTTCAATGGACGCGCCGCCGGCCAAACCGTGGAGCACGTGCACTTCCATGTGATCCCGCGCTGGGCCGATCAGCCGCTGCGGATGCACGCGCGCGTGGTCGCCGATGCCGCCGAATTGGAAGCGCTGGCCGAGCGCATTCGCGCGCATCTGCGCGACTGA
- a CDS encoding formylglycine-generating enzyme family protein: protein MWRKLLPVCLFASLLVAWPGSPHAGVLPKDSSEQYEITFWDSIKNSTYPGDYEAYLKAYPNGRFVPLAQARLERLRAAASAASTGQAAHPPAAQTQAAPPAPAPTPAPAPAPVPAPAKNAQAPYGTAPTAAATPAKPAAAGVQEIKDCPACPALIALNPGAFTMGNNTDDPSEKPAHHVTIGHPFALAKYAVTVTQWRACVSAGACPQLSNENNSGPNTPVRDVSWDDAQQYLKWLTKISGKSYRLPTEAEWEYAARGGTATRYWWGDTMKKGNANCKDCGDPWHPDAPADVGTFAANPYGFYDMNGGVWEWVSDCWHSSFKNAPADGRSWDEPMCEARVIRGGSWKDDASYMLSSTRFKYDGSVRYSENGFRVARDMK, encoded by the coding sequence ATGTGGCGAAAACTCTTGCCGGTATGCCTGTTCGCATCGCTCCTCGTCGCGTGGCCAGGGAGTCCGCACGCCGGCGTGCTGCCCAAAGACAGCTCGGAACAATACGAAATCACCTTCTGGGATTCGATCAAGAACAGCACGTACCCGGGCGATTACGAGGCGTATCTGAAGGCGTATCCGAACGGCCGCTTCGTGCCGCTCGCGCAAGCGCGCCTCGAACGGTTGCGCGCGGCGGCATCCGCGGCATCCACGGGACAAGCGGCACATCCGCCTGCCGCACAAACTCAAGCGGCACCGCCCGCACCTGCCCCCACACCCGCCCCCGCACCGGCCCCTGTTCCTGCGCCTGCGAAGAATGCGCAAGCGCCCTACGGCACGGCACCCACAGCAGCTGCAACGCCCGCCAAACCCGCCGCCGCCGGCGTGCAGGAAATCAAGGACTGCCCAGCGTGCCCTGCGCTGATCGCGCTCAATCCCGGCGCGTTCACGATGGGCAACAACACCGATGACCCATCGGAAAAGCCCGCGCATCACGTGACGATCGGCCACCCGTTCGCGCTCGCGAAATACGCGGTCACGGTCACGCAATGGAGAGCCTGCGTGAGTGCGGGAGCCTGTCCGCAGCTGTCCAACGAAAACAACTCGGGCCCGAATACGCCGGTACGCGACGTGAGCTGGGACGACGCGCAGCAATATCTGAAGTGGCTGACGAAAATCAGCGGCAAGTCCTATCGCTTGCCGACCGAGGCGGAATGGGAATACGCGGCGCGCGGCGGCACGGCAACGCGCTACTGGTGGGGCGACACGATGAAGAAGGGCAATGCGAACTGCAAGGACTGCGGCGACCCTTGGCATCCGGACGCGCCGGCCGACGTCGGCACCTTCGCGGCCAACCCCTACGGGTTCTACGACATGAACGGCGGCGTGTGGGAATGGGTCAGCGATTGCTGGCACAGCTCGTTCAAAAACGCACCGGCCGACGGCCGCTCATGGGACGAACCGATGTGCGAAGCGCGCGTAATTCGAGGCGGCTCATGGAAGGACGACGCGAGCTACATGCTCTCGTCGACACGCTTTAAATACGACGGCAGCGTGCGCTACTCGGAGAACGGATTTCGCGTGGCGCGGGATATGAAGTGA
- a CDS encoding DUF4399 domain-containing protein encodes MHRRTMLVAIAATLPWATGAMLLPRPALAGPTPSPTGAEVYIIWPYDGSVITGGKFWVRMGLRNMGICPKGVDRPNTGHHHLLIDTDLPPMDQPIPSDRNHLHFGAGETEARIELPPGKHTLQLLMGDFNHVPHNPPVYSQKITITVK; translated from the coding sequence ATGCACAGAAGAACGATGCTCGTGGCTATCGCCGCCACGCTTCCCTGGGCCACCGGCGCGATGCTCCTGCCGCGCCCGGCGTTGGCCGGGCCGACCCCGTCGCCGACCGGCGCCGAGGTGTACATCATCTGGCCGTATGACGGCTCGGTGATTACCGGCGGCAAGTTCTGGGTGCGCATGGGGCTGCGCAACATGGGTATCTGTCCGAAGGGCGTCGATCGGCCCAACACGGGGCATCACCATTTGCTGATCGACACTGATCTGCCGCCGATGGATCAGCCGATTCCATCCGACCGGAATCACCTGCATTTCGGCGCCGGCGAGACCGAGGCGCGCATCGAGTTGCCTCCCGGCAAGCACACGCTGCAGCTCCTGATGGGGGACTTCAATCACGTGCCGCACAACCCGCCGGTGTATTCGCAGAAGATCACGATCACCGTCAAGTAG